The Corynebacterium poyangense genome includes a window with the following:
- a CDS encoding acetyl-CoA acetyltransferase produces MLTTTSIDPLQRRFGGDIHLPLGFKEEAREMDWELFTTIYSPTPSVRITQLQQWGENFHAELICSSKTHPTRHLHREVRAHGPISACTQFLGDLGRYVEIQSFHQREIFSATVTMLKVRHQYLRKTAWAIGFGANPENSIATAMSCAAERIHS; encoded by the coding sequence ATGCTTACTACCACATCTATTGATCCACTTCAGCGCCGTTTTGGTGGGGATATTCACTTGCCTCTCGGATTTAAAGAAGAGGCGAGGGAAATGGATTGGGAATTATTCACCACAATTTATTCACCAACTCCTAGTGTGAGGATCACTCAACTTCAGCAGTGGGGAGAAAACTTCCACGCGGAGTTGATTTGCAGCTCAAAGACTCATCCCACTCGACATCTCCACCGCGAAGTTCGGGCCCATGGTCCGATATCTGCCTGTACTCAATTTCTTGGGGACCTGGGTAGATACGTTGAAATCCAGAGTTTTCATCAGCGAGAAATCTTCTCTGCGACAGTGACCATGCTGAAAGTCCGGCACCAATATTTGCGGAAAACTGCGTGGGCTATCGGATTTGGCGCTAACCCCGAAAACTCTATCGCTACCGCCATGAGCTGTGCTGCTGAAAGAATCCACTCCTAA
- a CDS encoding Na+/H+ antiporter subunit A, producing MMILLGALALAAILAPTLVRVCGRPAFGLLALVPGSGFLWILSLFFSGTFTQGGHITTQISWLPQFHLDLNFRLDSLAALFSLIILGIGALVLLYCWGYFDSNPLRLSLFGGQMVAFATAMFGLVTSNSLLLMYIFWEITSVLSFLLVGYYGERASSRRSAGQALMITALGGLVMLVGIVLLGRQTGIWLLSDIPLYQHWEFTPRIAAAVALILCGAISKSAIAPAHFWLPGAMAAPTPVSAYLHSAAMVKAGIYLVARLAPDFNVVASWHVVLIPLGVFTMLLGGWMALKQRDLKLILAYGTVSQLGFIISVMAIGSAEAIQAGLALTFAHSLFKATLFMVVGAIDHSTGTRDITQLAGLGRAQPLLSTCAALAAASMAGIPLLFGFIAKETALDAVLHETLLTGMPGNLMLVGLVLGSMLTMAYSLYFLYGAFAKKGQEEPSDAVKNLHPAGPLLWLPPAVLTVLSLGFGLYPRPLSLGLDAHLGSVFPQQTTHTLALWHGFNIPLLLSAVIIAGGAIMFWQRDFLRRFQFELPGLGSADSAYDATLDFLRNLSLRITASTQRGSLTINLGIIFLVLSLLPLSALILGHRPEVRMMLWDTPWQSVLALTIVVVSIGAAVSQNRLSGVILVGVTGYCMAMIFALHGAPDLALTQTLVETIVMVVFMLVLRKLPTEAQWRGEPRSNRARAWLSILVGVCVTTLALHAISSRVEQPIATDIPTLAKDIGHGDNAVNVLLVDIRSWDTFGEITVLVIAAIGVASLIYRGQSFARPSRRPTLRVANRRWLAGQVGGEKVRNRSLMVDVATRLLFPAMMVLSIYFFFAGHNAPGGGFAGGLVAALAFTLRYLAGGREELEEALPIDAGKLLGSGLIISALAAIWPMTLGYPPLTSKVWDVELPLIGDLHIASALLFDLGVYLIVIGLILHILRSLGGQLDRDEEMRRQRARDRAKSMRQEGELNRGR from the coding sequence GTGATGATCCTACTAGGCGCACTCGCGCTCGCCGCGATCCTCGCGCCCACGTTGGTCCGCGTGTGTGGCAGACCAGCTTTCGGCCTCTTAGCCCTCGTCCCCGGCAGTGGATTCCTCTGGATCCTCAGCCTCTTTTTCAGCGGAACCTTCACCCAAGGTGGGCACATCACCACACAGATCAGCTGGCTGCCACAATTCCACCTGGATCTTAACTTCCGGCTTGACTCACTAGCCGCCCTCTTTAGCTTGATCATTCTCGGCATAGGCGCTCTCGTGCTGCTGTACTGCTGGGGATATTTTGACTCCAATCCCCTGCGACTGTCCCTCTTCGGAGGGCAGATGGTGGCTTTCGCTACCGCAATGTTTGGCCTAGTGACGTCGAACTCTCTCCTGCTGATGTACATCTTCTGGGAAATCACCTCAGTATTGTCTTTCCTCTTGGTGGGCTATTACGGAGAAAGAGCATCCTCGCGGCGCTCAGCAGGACAAGCTCTGATGATTACCGCCCTGGGCGGGTTGGTCATGCTCGTGGGGATTGTGCTGTTAGGGAGACAAACCGGCATTTGGTTGTTATCAGATATTCCCCTCTATCAGCACTGGGAATTCACTCCCCGGATTGCTGCCGCCGTAGCCTTGATCTTGTGCGGAGCCATTAGCAAATCAGCCATCGCTCCAGCGCACTTCTGGCTTCCCGGCGCTATGGCTGCCCCCACTCCCGTCTCGGCGTACCTTCACTCCGCAGCCATGGTGAAAGCTGGAATCTACCTGGTCGCCCGCCTTGCCCCAGATTTCAACGTGGTTGCTTCCTGGCATGTGGTGTTGATTCCGCTAGGAGTATTCACCATGTTGCTCGGTGGCTGGATGGCGCTCAAACAGCGAGACCTAAAACTCATTCTGGCCTACGGAACAGTATCGCAACTAGGTTTTATCATTTCAGTGATGGCCATTGGCTCAGCTGAAGCAATCCAGGCTGGTCTTGCGTTAACCTTTGCTCACTCACTTTTTAAAGCCACGCTCTTTATGGTGGTGGGGGCCATAGATCATTCCACCGGCACGCGAGATATTACGCAGCTGGCCGGATTAGGCCGCGCGCAGCCACTCTTGAGCACCTGCGCGGCTCTAGCCGCAGCCTCCATGGCCGGCATTCCACTCCTCTTCGGGTTCATTGCCAAGGAAACCGCCCTCGATGCTGTGCTCCATGAAACCCTGCTGACCGGAATGCCGGGGAATCTTATGCTCGTGGGGCTGGTGTTGGGATCTATGTTGACCATGGCGTATTCGCTGTACTTTCTGTACGGCGCTTTTGCTAAAAAAGGCCAGGAGGAGCCCAGCGATGCCGTCAAAAATCTCCATCCCGCTGGCCCACTACTGTGGCTACCTCCGGCAGTACTGACGGTACTGAGCCTAGGGTTTGGCCTCTACCCTAGGCCGCTATCTCTGGGGCTCGACGCCCACCTGGGTAGTGTTTTCCCCCAACAAACCACTCACACCTTGGCGCTGTGGCACGGCTTCAATATTCCGCTTCTGCTATCGGCAGTGATTATTGCTGGGGGTGCGATCATGTTTTGGCAACGAGATTTCCTCAGGCGTTTCCAATTTGAGCTTCCTGGCTTGGGATCTGCAGATTCCGCTTATGATGCCACCTTGGATTTCTTAAGAAACCTATCCCTTAGGATTACTGCCTCCACCCAGCGCGGTTCTTTGACAATCAATCTGGGGATTATTTTCTTAGTTTTGTCTCTGCTTCCGCTTTCGGCTCTTATTCTTGGCCACCGTCCCGAAGTTCGCATGATGCTGTGGGATACCCCCTGGCAGTCCGTGTTGGCCTTAACCATCGTGGTGGTGTCCATCGGGGCTGCAGTGAGCCAAAATCGGTTATCGGGGGTGATCTTGGTGGGGGTCACCGGCTACTGCATGGCTATGATTTTCGCTCTCCACGGCGCGCCTGATCTTGCCTTAACCCAAACCTTGGTGGAAACCATCGTCATGGTGGTATTCATGCTGGTACTACGAAAACTTCCCACTGAAGCTCAATGGCGGGGAGAACCTCGCAGTAACCGGGCTCGGGCGTGGCTGTCAATTCTGGTGGGGGTGTGCGTTACTACTTTGGCGTTGCACGCCATAAGTTCCCGAGTAGAACAACCCATAGCCACAGATATTCCGACCCTGGCTAAGGATATCGGCCACGGCGATAACGCGGTCAACGTTCTCCTCGTAGATATTCGCTCTTGGGATACCTTCGGTGAAATCACCGTCTTGGTGATCGCCGCCATCGGGGTGGCCTCACTGATTTATCGTGGACAATCCTTCGCGCGACCTTCTCGTCGCCCGACCCTCCGCGTAGCGAATCGCAGATGGCTCGCTGGCCAAGTAGGCGGCGAAAAAGTCCGAAACCGGTCCCTTATGGTCGATGTCGCTACCCGGCTTCTCTTCCCCGCCATGATGGTCCTGTCCATCTACTTTTTCTTCGCTGGACACAACGCACCTGGCGGCGGATTTGCTGGCGGCTTAGTTGCCGCCCTCGCGTTTACACTGCGCTATCTTGCCGGGGGGCGAGAAGAACTGGAAGAGGCCCTCCCTATTGACGCCGGGAAACTTCTTGGCAGCGGCCTTATCATTTCCGCCCTGGCCGCTATCTGGCCCATGACGTTGGGCTACCCGCCATTGACCTCGAAGGTGTGGGACGTTGAACTCCCCCTCATTGGGGATCTCCACATAGCCTCCGCACTCCTTTTTGACCTGGGAGTTTACCTCATCGTTATTGGACTTATTTTGCATATTTTGCGCTCCCTCGGCGGGCAGCTAGACCGAGACGAAGAAATGCGTAGGCAACGTGCCAGAGACCGCGCGAAGTCTATGCGCCAGGAAGGAGAGCTAAATCGTGGTCGCTAA
- a CDS encoding Na(+)/H(+) antiporter subunit C, with amino-acid sequence MVANLFLLIAAGAMFSAGVYLILDRAMTKMMLGLLLMGNGANLLILQAGGPAGAPPIIGRGFGEEADPLVQAMILTAIVISMAMTAFILTLAYRQYRYRTADLIEDDVEDTAIAARPTTASAQPDHDASDDPETGKMTGQGDVFGPVSFEAPVKEAEKNG; translated from the coding sequence GTGGTCGCTAATCTCTTCTTACTCATAGCTGCAGGCGCGATGTTTTCCGCCGGAGTGTACCTGATATTGGACCGGGCCATGACCAAAATGATGCTTGGTCTTCTCCTCATGGGCAATGGCGCGAACCTCCTTATTTTGCAAGCAGGAGGCCCGGCTGGAGCACCACCAATTATAGGTCGCGGCTTCGGCGAGGAAGCCGATCCCCTGGTACAAGCAATGATTTTGACCGCCATTGTGATTTCTATGGCGATGACGGCCTTTATTTTGACGCTGGCGTATCGGCAGTACCGCTACCGCACCGCTGACTTGATTGAAGACGACGTGGAAGATACTGCCATCGCGGCCCGCCCCACCACAGCCAGCGCTCAACCCGACCATGATGCCTCGGATGATCCTGAAACCGGGAAGATGACTGGGCAGGGTGATGTCTTTGGCCCGGTCAGCTTTGAGGCACCGGTAAAGGAGGCAGAGAAGAATGGCTGA
- a CDS encoding Na+/H+ antiporter subunit D — protein sequence MAELMPYLIPMPIILPAVAAAIALLLSRHPFGQRAVAFLTLLALIALNGAMIWWVDIEGAQTLQIGGWDAPIGITLVADRLSTIMLTVSAIVLFCVVWYAISQGIRDGGDDEPVAVFLPTYLLLSMGVNLSFLSGDLFNLYVGFEIFLVASYILLTLGASPSRVRAGVGYVMVSMASSMVFLFALALVYASVGTMNMAHIGLRMEDIPTGTRAAILGVLLVAFGIKAAVFPLDAWLPDSYPTAPSLVTAVFAGLLTKVGVYAIIRVRTVMFYDGSLDDLLMVVGLATMLMGILGAMAQADIKRLLSFTLVSHIGYMIFGVALGSPMGLSGAIFYAIHHILVQTALFLVVGLIERQAGTSSLRRLGSLAYISPVIAILYFIPAINLGGIPPFSGFIGKLILIQAGAREGGILSWLLIGGAIATSLLTLYTMILVWSKGFWRDRRDAPEGALALARPAPLAEVTDEVQFSDRDDVGRIPFGMVASTATLVAASVAVTIFAGPISDITTRSADSVSDPALYRSAVLGDNWDHPGRTLTPERLDNGGDARKEIAP from the coding sequence ATGGCTGAGCTTATGCCCTACCTCATTCCTATGCCGATCATCTTGCCTGCGGTGGCGGCTGCTATCGCATTGTTACTCAGCAGGCACCCTTTTGGGCAGCGGGCCGTCGCCTTCCTTACCCTTCTGGCTCTCATTGCGCTCAATGGGGCGATGATCTGGTGGGTGGATATCGAAGGAGCACAAACCCTGCAAATAGGTGGCTGGGATGCACCCATTGGGATCACCCTAGTAGCTGACCGTCTGTCCACCATAATGCTCACGGTCAGCGCCATCGTCTTATTCTGCGTGGTGTGGTACGCCATTTCCCAGGGTATTAGGGATGGTGGTGACGATGAACCTGTCGCCGTCTTTCTCCCCACCTACCTACTCCTCAGTATGGGGGTGAACCTGTCATTCCTGTCCGGAGACTTATTTAACCTCTACGTTGGTTTTGAGATCTTCCTGGTAGCCAGCTATATTCTGCTCACTTTGGGAGCCTCCCCATCCCGAGTCCGCGCCGGCGTGGGTTACGTGATGGTCTCCATGGCAAGCTCGATGGTCTTCCTCTTTGCCCTCGCCCTGGTATATGCGTCGGTCGGAACTATGAACATGGCCCATATCGGCCTCAGAATGGAAGATATTCCTACCGGCACCCGAGCCGCCATCTTGGGCGTACTGCTGGTGGCTTTCGGCATTAAAGCTGCTGTTTTCCCCCTCGACGCCTGGCTGCCCGATAGCTACCCCACCGCCCCTTCCCTCGTAACCGCGGTCTTTGCCGGTTTACTCACCAAGGTAGGCGTCTATGCGATTATCCGCGTCCGCACCGTCATGTTCTACGATGGTTCCCTCGACGACCTGTTAATGGTGGTGGGCTTGGCCACCATGCTCATGGGTATTCTCGGCGCCATGGCCCAGGCAGATATTAAACGCTTACTGTCTTTTACCCTGGTCAGTCACATCGGTTACATGATTTTTGGCGTAGCACTCGGCTCACCTATGGGATTATCTGGCGCAATCTTCTACGCCATTCATCACATTCTGGTCCAGACCGCCTTATTCCTCGTCGTCGGGCTAATTGAGCGCCAAGCGGGAACCTCCTCGCTTCGCCGACTCGGCTCCTTGGCCTATATTTCCCCCGTCATCGCCATACTCTATTTCATCCCCGCCATTAACCTGGGTGGAATCCCACCCTTCTCCGGATTCATTGGCAAACTCATCCTCATTCAAGCCGGGGCACGAGAAGGCGGGATTTTATCTTGGCTGCTCATCGGAGGGGCCATAGCTACCAGTTTGCTCACCCTCTACACGATGATCCTGGTCTGGTCCAAAGGATTCTGGCGCGACCGGCGCGACGCCCCAGAAGGTGCGCTCGCCCTCGCCCGACCTGCACCCCTAGCTGAGGTCACGGATGAGGTCCAATTCTCCGACCGCGATGACGTCGGACGCATTCCCTTTGGGATGGTGGCATCCACCGCAACACTTGTTGCGGCCTCAGTAGCAGTCACCATTTTTGCCGGCCCCATCAGCGACATCACCACCCGCAGCGCAGACTCCGTCTCTGACCCAGCTCTCTACCGCTCCGCCGTGCTCGGCGACAACTGGGACCACCCCGGCCGCACCCTCACCCCAGAACGCCTCGATAACGGCGGCGATGCCCGCAAGGAGATAGCCCCATGA
- a CDS encoding Na+/H+ antiporter subunit E yields the protein MMSGIKRRFQPWTVLFLTAMWILLMGQLTWGNLLAGLGIALIVVLGLPLPAMPLEGITINWGAIVRLVFHWWVNLFHASIQVAWLALRPHAPPPTAIVRAPMRVQSDAILALAAMMYNLQPGGAITDIDIANRMLTIHLLDARNIPRELARVEKLEQSLIRSFERV from the coding sequence ATGATGTCCGGAATCAAACGGCGTTTCCAACCCTGGACCGTTCTTTTCCTCACCGCCATGTGGATTCTTCTCATGGGCCAGCTCACCTGGGGGAACCTCCTTGCCGGACTGGGAATAGCGTTAATCGTGGTCCTGGGATTACCCCTCCCAGCCATGCCGCTTGAAGGAATTACCATTAACTGGGGGGCTATTGTTCGGCTCGTCTTCCACTGGTGGGTAAACCTATTTCATGCCTCCATACAAGTAGCCTGGCTTGCGTTAAGACCCCACGCCCCACCCCCCACTGCCATTGTGCGCGCCCCCATGCGGGTCCAGTCCGACGCCATCTTGGCTCTAGCCGCTATGATGTACAACCTCCAACCCGGAGGAGCAATCACCGACATTGACATTGCAAATCGGATGCTGACGATCCACCTCCTAGACGCCCGAAATATTCCGCGGGAATTAGCCAGAGTTGAAAAACTAGAACAAAGCCTGATTCGCAGCTTTGAGAGAGTGTGA
- a CDS encoding monovalent cation/H+ antiporter complex subunit F: protein MFNAVLLVSGILFALSFLLTMWRILIGPNSLDRLLGLDGLIAMIQCMFATLICWTLDTTIANAMMVVALLGFISSVSVARFRKRDGS, encoded by the coding sequence ATGTTTAACGCCGTGCTACTCGTGTCCGGAATTCTATTTGCCCTATCATTTCTTCTCACTATGTGGCGGATCCTCATTGGGCCGAATTCCCTCGACCGGCTTCTAGGCTTAGATGGCCTCATTGCCATGATCCAGTGCATGTTCGCCACCCTCATCTGCTGGACCCTCGATACCACCATTGCCAATGCCATGATGGTGGTAGCGCTGCTAGGGTTTATCAGTTCTGTATCGGTAGCTAGATTCCGAAAGCGAGATGGCTCATGA
- a CDS encoding monovalent cation/H(+) antiporter subunit G — MIIDFISGLMILSGAILCFSAAVGVHRFHDTLSTIHAVTKPQTTGLVLTIIGSILHVVGHPDFSLAQRSDVGIMVLLVFFAMLTNPVTAQRVGRITRREGLYGEMERNDAPANRPVRSHRRQ, encoded by the coding sequence ATGATTATTGATTTTATTTCTGGACTCATGATCCTCAGCGGTGCGATTCTCTGCTTCTCCGCGGCCGTCGGAGTCCACCGATTCCACGACACCCTTTCCACCATCCACGCAGTGACCAAACCCCAAACTACTGGACTAGTGCTAACTATCATCGGCTCTATTCTGCACGTCGTCGGCCACCCGGATTTCTCCCTCGCTCAACGCAGCGATGTGGGAATCATGGTGCTCCTAGTGTTCTTCGCCATGCTCACCAACCCGGTGACTGCTCAGCGCGTCGGAAGAATTACCCGTCGCGAAGGACTATACGGGGAAATGGAACGCAACGACGCACCTGCCAACCGCCCCGTGCGATCACATCGACGCCAATAA
- a CDS encoding glutamate--cysteine ligase has translation MTQQFNASAKPTLGVEWELALIDPQSRDLVPRAADLINATTTDIQLEREFLQNTVELVTGVCYNTPEAIAQLRQGVHDLQTAAASLGVKLWSSGSHPFSDFRENPVSEKGHYTEIIERTRYWGNQMLIWGVHCHVGVSHQDRVWPIINALMTKYPHLLAPSASSPGWDGLDTGYASNRTMLYQQLPTAGMPPQLRSWQEWESYMVDQSRSGVINHTGSMHLDIRPAGKWGTIEVRVSDAPSNLHELSAVVALTHCLVIYYDRLLSEEGPAALPSLQPWHLTENKWRAARYGLDALIITDRATNEAWVKDELYSLVELLEPTAKEFGCTQELHQVEEILVQGAAYQRQREMLQETGSWLPVVDMTCAELLASM, from the coding sequence GTGACTCAGCAGTTCAATGCTTCCGCGAAGCCTACTTTAGGGGTGGAGTGGGAATTAGCTTTAATTGATCCTCAATCTCGTGATTTGGTGCCGCGCGCCGCTGATCTGATCAACGCTACGACCACCGATATTCAGTTGGAGCGGGAATTTCTTCAAAACACCGTGGAATTAGTCACGGGGGTATGCTATAACACGCCAGAAGCCATAGCGCAGTTGCGCCAAGGGGTGCATGATCTTCAGACGGCTGCGGCCTCATTGGGGGTGAAGTTATGGTCTTCAGGTTCACATCCCTTTTCTGATTTCCGAGAAAACCCGGTCTCAGAAAAGGGACATTACACAGAAATCATTGAGCGCACTCGCTACTGGGGTAACCAAATGCTCATCTGGGGGGTGCACTGTCACGTGGGGGTAAGCCATCAGGACCGGGTGTGGCCTATCATCAATGCCCTGATGACGAAATATCCTCATCTCTTGGCGCCTTCTGCCAGTTCACCTGGGTGGGATGGTCTTGATACTGGCTACGCCTCTAATCGCACCATGCTGTATCAGCAGCTTCCCACGGCTGGTATGCCACCCCAATTGCGCAGTTGGCAGGAATGGGAATCCTATATGGTTGATCAGTCCCGCAGTGGAGTAATCAACCACACCGGCAGTATGCATCTAGATATTCGCCCCGCCGGTAAATGGGGCACCATTGAGGTTCGGGTGTCCGACGCCCCCTCGAATCTGCATGAGCTTTCTGCAGTGGTAGCGCTAACCCATTGCTTAGTTATTTATTATGACCGCTTATTGTCGGAGGAGGGGCCTGCTGCTTTGCCGAGTCTCCAACCTTGGCATTTAACGGAAAATAAGTGGCGTGCTGCTCGCTATGGTTTGGATGCTTTGATTATCACCGATCGTGCTACCAATGAGGCCTGGGTGAAGGATGAATTGTATTCCTTGGTAGAGCTTCTTGAACCCACAGCGAAGGAGTTTGGCTGTACCCAGGAATTGCATCAGGTAGAGGAGATCTTAGTGCAGGGCGCTGCTTATCAGCGGCAGCGAGAGATGCTGCAGGAAACGGGCAGTTGGCTGCCAGTGGTGGATATGACCTGTGCGGAATTATTGGCGTCGATGTGA
- a CDS encoding LytR C-terminal domain-containing protein, which translates to MTQDQDNRSGRLPLRGLAMVFIAIAVILAMWGVYAFISRDKDDEAVSVSAPTTAVSSSSVAPPPTQPQSPSVATPAPAPSSEVASSAPAPAVAKLNVLNNSTEPKLAQDISEKLSREFPKGVVGNLPEEKRKLEKTTVFYHPGHEESARKLANQVGGEIAEYDPSFLPDNTRGADDLTLVLVNRPSL; encoded by the coding sequence GTGACTCAGGATCAAGATAACCGCAGTGGACGACTTCCCCTTCGTGGACTAGCCATGGTGTTTATCGCTATCGCCGTGATTCTGGCGATGTGGGGGGTTTATGCTTTCATCTCTCGCGATAAAGATGATGAGGCTGTATCCGTTTCCGCCCCTACTACTGCTGTTTCCTCGAGCAGCGTAGCGCCCCCTCCTACCCAGCCCCAGTCTCCGTCAGTAGCAACTCCGGCTCCGGCACCCTCTTCTGAGGTTGCGTCCTCGGCTCCCGCACCGGCGGTTGCTAAGCTCAATGTGTTGAATAACTCTACTGAGCCTAAATTGGCTCAAGATATTTCTGAGAAGCTCAGCCGGGAATTTCCTAAGGGAGTGGTAGGTAACTTGCCGGAAGAGAAACGGAAGCTAGAAAAAACGACGGTCTTCTATCATCCTGGCCATGAAGAAAGCGCACGCAAGCTTGCCAATCAGGTTGGTGGGGAGATTGCCGAATATGACCCTTCTTTTCTCCCAGACAATACCCGTGGGGCAGATGATTTAACCCTTGTTTTGGTGAATAGGCCTTCTCTGTGA
- a CDS encoding DUF3263 domain-containing protein, which translates to MRDLEPDEVQMLEFEQNAPRRRGAKEELIRRELGMNPVRYHQRLNQLLDDPAAHAAYPSLVARLRRIRDRLR; encoded by the coding sequence ATGCGAGATTTGGAGCCTGATGAGGTGCAGATGCTGGAATTTGAGCAGAATGCGCCGCGACGCCGTGGAGCGAAAGAGGAACTCATTAGGCGCGAGCTGGGGATGAACCCGGTAAGGTATCATCAGCGGCTTAATCAACTTCTCGATGATCCGGCAGCACATGCCGCTTATCCTTCATTGGTGGCGAGGCTGCGTCGGATTCGGGACCGGCTAAGGTAG
- a CDS encoding N-acetylglutamate synthase, CG3035 family translates to MTTIGDRVVVRRRNGNHLSDIIGHVISLDPLVIRPQKVGGLPSNTPAISIPAEDIQIIRRLSPRRVRNSEIRELERLTAMAFPGTHHQWSSNGQWLMRAGHGITERSNSAAPLGPSVLYDQLPIKELHAFYHQHGLPMQILIPDRIAPRLSPQQWDIGPDILVMTTLIGEEDWPEVPEFRVHRRPPDYWLSLYEFRGQALPEDDGLLEGTAYYVDLAGKAIARLHILDGYVGISGVNVGPEWRRQGLGRVLGQGILAWAARKGASHAYLQVLESNSAGRKLYESLGFIEHHRHRYARWR, encoded by the coding sequence ATGACAACTATCGGTGACCGCGTCGTGGTCCGACGCCGCAACGGCAACCACTTGAGCGACATTATCGGCCACGTTATTAGTCTTGATCCACTCGTGATCCGCCCCCAAAAAGTGGGTGGGCTACCCTCCAATACGCCGGCCATCTCCATACCAGCAGAAGACATCCAGATTATTCGACGCCTCTCCCCACGCCGCGTGCGCAACTCTGAAATCCGTGAGCTTGAACGCTTAACTGCAATGGCGTTTCCCGGTACCCACCACCAATGGAGCTCCAACGGGCAGTGGCTGATGCGCGCTGGCCACGGAATTACCGAAAGATCAAACTCCGCAGCCCCCCTTGGGCCTAGCGTCCTGTATGACCAACTTCCCATCAAAGAACTGCACGCCTTCTATCACCAACACGGATTACCAATGCAGATCCTCATTCCGGATCGCATAGCACCACGTCTTAGCCCGCAACAATGGGACATCGGGCCAGATATCCTGGTAATGACCACCCTCATTGGGGAAGAAGATTGGCCAGAAGTGCCAGAATTCCGAGTACATCGGCGTCCCCCGGACTACTGGCTCAGCCTTTATGAATTCCGTGGACAAGCCTTGCCTGAAGACGATGGGCTACTCGAAGGAACCGCCTATTACGTGGACTTAGCAGGGAAAGCAATTGCCCGACTGCATATATTGGATGGGTATGTGGGGATCTCCGGGGTAAACGTCGGGCCCGAATGGCGACGACAAGGGCTGGGACGCGTACTTGGGCAGGGTATCTTAGCCTGGGCAGCGCGAAAGGGAGCGTCGCACGCATATCTTCAGGTACTCGAGAGCAATTCCGCTGGGCGAAAACTCTATGAATCCTTGGGATTTATTGAGCACCATCGGCACCGATATGCGCGGTGGCGCTAA
- a CDS encoding exodeoxyribonuclease III: MRIATWNVNSARARADRVVEFVQRHSIDVLLMQETKCKDEQFPREQFQELGYDSAHHGLNQWNGVAILSRIGISDISTEFPGQPGGEARAIGATCGPLRCWSLYIPNGRAISAPHYHYKLHWLQELSHAVSDTLRHNPQLPLLLSGDFNIAPTDEDVWDRALFEGRTHVTEPERAALGKLLDSGLTDLCPQSGWTYWDYKGGRFHKDEGMRIDFHLGSSGLVRNVRHSMVDREEREGRGASDHAPLIVEVAL; encoded by the coding sequence ATGCGCATTGCCACCTGGAATGTAAATTCGGCGCGGGCCCGAGCGGATCGGGTTGTAGAATTTGTGCAACGCCACAGCATTGATGTTCTCCTCATGCAAGAAACCAAATGCAAGGATGAACAATTTCCCCGAGAACAATTTCAGGAACTGGGATACGACAGCGCACATCACGGACTCAACCAATGGAATGGGGTGGCAATACTATCGCGGATCGGAATCAGTGATATTTCCACCGAATTTCCTGGCCAACCCGGCGGAGAAGCCCGCGCCATTGGTGCTACCTGTGGGCCGCTGCGGTGCTGGAGCCTTTATATCCCCAACGGTCGAGCCATCTCCGCCCCCCACTACCACTACAAACTGCACTGGCTGCAGGAATTATCCCATGCGGTCTCCGACACCCTGCGCCACAACCCGCAACTACCACTCCTTCTTAGCGGAGACTTCAATATCGCCCCAACCGATGAGGACGTGTGGGACCGCGCACTATTTGAAGGACGAACCCACGTCACCGAACCTGAACGCGCCGCACTAGGAAAGCTCCTCGATAGTGGCTTAACCGACCTATGCCCCCAATCCGGGTGGACATACTGGGACTATAAGGGCGGACGCTTTCATAAAGATGAAGGAATGAGGATTGACTTCCATCTGGGAAGCAGCGGGCTTGTCAGAAACGTCCGCCACAGCATGGTAGACCGCGAAGAACGCGAAGGTCGCGGCGCAAGTGACCACGCTCCCCTCATTGTGGAAGTAGCGCTGTGA